A region of Dehalococcoidales bacterium DNA encodes the following proteins:
- a CDS encoding TlpA disulfide reductase family protein encodes MSIRLKNLSFRPVMAILLLAILTLGLQACGSESGPASSGMAELDKPAPDFTLKDLDGNTVRLSDLRGKVVFLNFWATWCPPCRAEMPDIEKVHRKYRDRDVVVLGIDLRESVSTVRAFIGEGGYTWTFLLDTTGKVGSMYQVRGIPASYFIDRKGVIRAVAIGAMTGQAMEAKLAVAMQ; translated from the coding sequence ATGAGCATAAGACTGAAGAATCTATCGTTTCGTCCTGTCATGGCAATTCTGTTGCTTGCCATACTCACACTTGGGCTCCAGGCCTGCGGCTCCGAGTCTGGACCGGCGTCATCAGGAATGGCGGAGTTGGACAAGCCGGCCCCGGACTTCACCCTCAAAGACCTCGATGGCAACACCGTCCGCCTGAGCGACCTTCGCGGCAAGGTGGTCTTCCTGAACTTCTGGGCTACCTGGTGCCCCCCATGCCGTGCCGAGATGCCGGACATTGAAAAGGTGCACCGGAAGTACCGCGATCGCGATGTGGTTGTCCTCGGTATAGACCTCCGGGAGAGCGTAAGTACCGTACGTGCATTCATTGGAGAGGGCGGTTACACCTGGACGTTCCTGCTGGACACCACCGGTAAGGTTGGAAGCATGTACCAAGTGAGAGGTATACCCGCCAGCTACTTCATTGACAGGAAGGGCGTAATCCGGGCAGTGGCCATCGGTGCCATGACGGGACAAGCCATGGAAGCGAAGCTGGCCGTGGCGATGCAGTAG
- a CDS encoding DinB family protein: protein MPDCPGCWVFGSTKERAMVKVRMVVLEWAEWLRSNGEVPPFMKRDVEIEGAEMLRVDYNPAEARKPEPLFWSEVAPIAREDIDRTIRLMEYSRNDLMAAVAGITDDCLDWEPPGEPRTIRNCLVHIAHVELWYLTRISVVPWPVRLPETTLELLEHSRDVALAGLRGFPERKMKGVFQPRKYRSPVCNLWTARKVLRRLVDHERLHMRYVKRVLELCTRVANSPG, encoded by the coding sequence GTGCCAGATTGCCCGGGCTGCTGGGTGTTCGGCAGCACCAAAGAACGTGCCATGGTAAAGGTCAGGATGGTAGTCCTGGAGTGGGCTGAATGGCTCAGGAGCAATGGCGAAGTGCCCCCGTTCATGAAGAGGGATGTTGAGATCGAGGGCGCTGAGATGCTTCGGGTCGATTACAATCCTGCCGAGGCGCGTAAGCCCGAACCGCTGTTCTGGTCCGAAGTCGCTCCCATAGCTAGAGAGGACATCGATAGGACGATTCGCCTGATGGAATACTCACGGAATGACCTGATGGCCGCCGTCGCTGGCATTACTGACGACTGTCTTGATTGGGAGCCGCCCGGTGAGCCTCGCACCATAAGAAACTGCCTGGTCCACATAGCACACGTTGAACTCTGGTACCTTACCCGTATCAGTGTCGTTCCATGGCCGGTAAGACTACCTGAAACCACACTTGAGCTTCTGGAACACAGTCGCGATGTAGCTCTTGCGGGCCTGCGTGGCTTTCCTGAACGAAAGATGAAGGGCGTCTTTCAGCCCCGCAAGTATCGGAGTCCCGTGTGCAACCTGTGGACTGCCCGAAAGGTATTGAGAAGACTGGTGGACCACGAGAGGCTTCACATGAGATACGTCAAGAGGGTACTGGAACTGTGCACGAGAGTAGCCAACAGTCCAGGGTGA